From Longimicrobiaceae bacterium, the proteins below share one genomic window:
- the hisD gene encoding histidinol dehydrogenase yields MNIRTLSSRPPFAELRELASAASTDDPELRDSVAAILRGVAERGDAALLDYTRRFDRVEAASVAELRVGADELERAAASVEPALLESLRRAAANVRRFHERQREHGFVDFLPDGSMLGQRVAPLRRVGIYVPGGRAAYPSTVLMNAIPAAVAGVDEIAMVSPSPDGEVAPVVLAAAHVAGVTEVIRVGGAQAVGALAFGTETVGRVDKIVGPGNKWVAEAKRQVFGRVDIDMVAGPSEILVIADELADARHVAADLIGQAEHDPDAIAWLVTTCAAHLTEVPREIERLLEANPRRDVARAALEANGAIVQVPDLGAAAELADLRAPEHLELLVMEPLALAGRIRNAGAIFLGSWSPEPVGDYFAGPNHVLPTGGTARFASPLGVYDFVKRTSLIGYSAERLRRDAEDVVRLAESEGLHGHAEAVRVRL; encoded by the coding sequence GTGAACATCCGCACCCTCTCCAGCCGCCCGCCCTTCGCGGAGCTGCGCGAGCTGGCCTCCGCGGCCTCCACCGACGACCCGGAGCTGCGCGACTCGGTCGCGGCCATCCTCCGCGGGGTGGCGGAGCGGGGCGACGCCGCCCTGCTGGACTACACCCGCCGCTTCGACCGCGTGGAGGCCGCGAGCGTGGCGGAGCTGCGGGTGGGGGCGGACGAGCTGGAGCGCGCCGCCGCCTCCGTGGAGCCGGCGCTGCTGGAGTCGCTCCGCCGCGCCGCCGCCAACGTCCGGCGCTTCCACGAGCGGCAGCGGGAGCACGGCTTCGTGGACTTCCTCCCGGACGGCTCCATGCTGGGGCAGCGGGTGGCGCCCCTGCGCCGGGTGGGGATCTACGTCCCCGGCGGGCGCGCCGCGTACCCGTCCACCGTGCTGATGAACGCCATCCCGGCCGCCGTGGCGGGGGTGGACGAGATCGCCATGGTCTCGCCGTCGCCGGACGGGGAGGTGGCGCCGGTGGTGCTCGCCGCGGCCCACGTCGCCGGGGTGACGGAGGTGATCCGGGTGGGCGGGGCGCAGGCGGTGGGGGCGCTGGCGTTCGGGACGGAGACGGTGGGGCGGGTGGACAAGATCGTCGGCCCGGGCAACAAGTGGGTGGCCGAGGCGAAGCGGCAGGTGTTCGGGCGGGTGGACATCGACATGGTCGCCGGCCCCTCCGAGATCCTGGTGATCGCGGACGAGCTGGCGGATGCGCGCCACGTCGCCGCGGACCTGATCGGGCAGGCTGAGCACGACCCGGACGCCATCGCCTGGCTGGTGACCACCTGCGCGGCGCACCTCACCGAGGTCCCCCGCGAGATCGAGCGCCTGCTGGAGGCGAACCCCCGCCGCGACGTGGCGCGCGCCGCGCTGGAGGCGAACGGCGCCATCGTGCAGGTGCCGGACCTGGGCGCCGCCGCGGAGCTGGCCGACCTGCGCGCCCCGGAGCACCTGGAGCTGCTGGTGATGGAGCCGCTCGCGCTGGCGGGCCGCATCCGCAACGCCGGGGCGATCTTCCTGGGGAGCTGGTCGCCGGAGCCGGTGGGCGACTACTTCGCCGGCCCCAACCACGTCCTTCCCACCGGGGGGACGGCGCGCTTCGCCTCGCCGCTGGGGGTGTACGACTTCGTGAAGCGCACCTCCCTGATCGGCTACTCGGCGGAGCGGCTGCGCCGGGACGCGGAGGACGTGGTCCGGCTCGCGGAGTCGGAGGGGCTGCACGGCCACGCCGAGGCGGTCCGCGTCCGGCTCTGA
- the hisG gene encoding ATP phosphoribosyltransferase, which translates to MSRPLRIALPKGRVMEDALGLFERLGSGVSAAALESRRLILPSDDGRFEYLPVKNIDVPVYVEAGVADAGVVGLDVLGEREPDVLHPLDLRFGGCRLAVAAPEGMPYPHLPGAVTPRVATKYVESARRFFAARGVQVDLIHISGSVEIAPLLGLSHWIVDLVQTGRTLEENGLVVVDEVSRSSARLIVNRASHKLRLEEHQRLIADLERALDGAAGLDSTASQP; encoded by the coding sequence GTGAGCCGGCCGCTGCGCATCGCGCTCCCCAAGGGGCGCGTGATGGAGGACGCCCTCGGCCTCTTCGAGCGGCTGGGCTCCGGCGTTTCCGCGGCGGCGCTGGAGTCGCGGCGGCTGATCCTCCCCTCCGACGACGGGCGCTTCGAGTACCTCCCGGTGAAGAACATCGACGTTCCCGTCTACGTGGAGGCCGGGGTGGCGGACGCGGGGGTGGTGGGGCTGGACGTGCTCGGGGAGCGGGAGCCGGACGTGCTGCACCCGCTCGACCTGCGCTTCGGCGGGTGCCGCCTGGCCGTCGCCGCGCCCGAGGGGATGCCGTACCCGCACCTCCCCGGTGCCGTGACGCCGCGCGTGGCGACCAAGTACGTGGAGTCGGCGCGCCGCTTCTTCGCCGCGCGGGGGGTGCAGGTGGACCTGATCCACATCTCCGGCTCGGTGGAGATCGCCCCGCTGCTGGGCCTCTCCCACTGGATCGTGGACCTGGTGCAGACCGGGCGCACGCTGGAGGAGAACGGGCTGGTGGTGGTGGACGAGGTGTCGCGCTCCTCCGCCCGCCTGATCGTCAACCGCGCCAGCCACAAGCTCCGCCTGGAGGAGCACCAGCGCCTCATCGCCGACCTGGAGCGGGCGCTGGACGGCGCCGCCGGGCTCGACTCGACCGCTTCGCAGCCGTGA
- the hisZ gene encoding ATP phosphoribosyltransferase regulatory subunit: protein MPNTPLTQVPPGSQDLLSDDVRRRRRVQAAWFALAEAHGYEEVIPPTFEYEEVFTRGAGPELAGRLIRFVDRDGRLVALRADFTSSIARMAASRLAAAPLPLRLSYAGKVYRQEPEGGGRRRESFQLGAELIGDAGPEADVETLRMTIAFLRALRIRDFQINLGDIRFVRPLLAGLAPEAAERLRVAIDRKDRAALAEGAREFGAPAAVARALIELPELIGRGEVLLRARSLASGTEAEEAIERLRAVDALLAPDERSHVVYDLGEIRGLGYYTGVQWELFVAGVGRAVGFGGRYDHLLGLYGADRPAVGFALETDALAELLPAEVR, encoded by the coding sequence ATGCCGAACACGCCGCTTACCCAGGTTCCTCCGGGGTCGCAGGACCTCCTTTCCGACGACGTACGCCGCCGCCGCCGCGTCCAGGCGGCGTGGTTCGCCCTCGCCGAGGCGCACGGCTACGAGGAGGTGATCCCGCCCACCTTCGAGTACGAGGAGGTCTTCACCCGCGGGGCGGGGCCGGAGCTGGCGGGGCGGCTGATCCGCTTCGTGGACCGCGACGGGCGCCTGGTGGCGCTGCGTGCGGACTTCACCTCCTCCATCGCGCGGATGGCGGCGAGCCGGCTCGCCGCGGCGCCCCTCCCCCTGCGGCTCAGCTATGCGGGGAAGGTGTACCGCCAGGAGCCGGAGGGGGGCGGGCGGCGGCGCGAGTCGTTCCAGCTGGGCGCGGAGCTGATCGGCGACGCCGGTCCCGAGGCGGACGTGGAGACGCTGCGCATGACCATCGCCTTCCTGCGCGCGCTCCGGATCCGCGACTTCCAGATCAACCTGGGCGACATCCGCTTCGTCCGCCCCCTCCTGGCCGGGCTCGCGCCGGAGGCGGCGGAGCGGCTGCGCGTCGCCATCGACCGCAAGGACCGCGCGGCGCTGGCCGAGGGGGCGCGCGAGTTCGGCGCGCCGGCGGCGGTGGCGCGGGCGTTGATCGAACTGCCGGAGCTGATCGGGCGCGGCGAGGTGCTGCTGCGCGCCCGCTCCCTCGCCTCCGGCACGGAGGCGGAGGAGGCCATCGAGCGGCTCCGCGCCGTGGACGCGCTCCTCGCCCCCGACGAGCGCTCGCACGTGGTGTACGACCTGGGGGAGATCCGCGGGCTGGGCTACTACACCGGGGTCCAGTGGGAGCTGTTCGTGGCGGGGGTCGGCCGCGCGGTGGGCTTCGGCGGGCGGTACGACCACCTGCTGGGGCTCTACGGCGCCGACCGGCCGGCGGTGGGCTTCGCGCTGGAGACGGACGCCCTGGCGGAGCTCCTCCCCGCGGAGGTCCGGTGA